DNA from Nitrospira sp.:
CGGGCATGAAGAGGAACGCCGGTTGCGATTCATCAAGAACGCCCAGGCGCTCGGCTTCACGCTCCGCGAGATCAATGAGTTGCTTGCTCTGCGGATTACCTCAACGGCTCGCTGCGGTGATGTGCTGGAAAAAGCTCGGGCGAAACTCGTGCAGGTGGAATCCAAAGTTGACGACTTGCAGGCACTGGCCCGCGCGCTGAACAGTTTGATCCGGGCTTGCAGAGTCGGCCAGCCCACTGGCTACTGTCCGATTCTGATGAGCCTCGAAGACGAAACAACGGCTGATATGAAGAAGGGAGTGGACAAACGATGACAACGGATCGCGAGAGTCTGTTCGCGGAACTGCGTCGCTTGAGCCCACAGGTAACCGGCGGCTTACTACGCATGCGCCAGGAGACCTATCGGGATGCGTCTGTCGCCGCCAAATATAAACTGCTGGCAGCAATGGTCGTCTCCATCACCATTCGTTGCGAACCCTGTATCAGGGCGTATGTGAGGATGGCCCATGAGAAGGGTGTCTCTCAGGAGGAACTGATTGAATTCCTCGACGTGGCCATGACGATGCAAGGCTGTCCCGGCGAAGAGTGGGCGCTCAAGGCGTATCGAATCTACAAGGAATGTCTGATGGGTGGGCCCATAGACACGACCGCGCTGTGTTGCGAGCACGGCGGTTCCGACGCATGAGAGAACAAGACTGGCCTTGCATGATATTTCTGAACGTCTAGAATCTGTTGCGCGTCTGGAGAGACGGTAGGCTACGAATCATGAGGCACTCCATGAATAAGAGGAACCAATCAGAACCACAAGGCGAGGGTTCCTTCACCGCATCGAACGCGACTCCTGAGCCGCACCTGAACGACATGATCCAACGACTTCTAGAGCATGAGTCTGCGTTCCGAGTATTTCTACGTCGTCGTGTCAGTGATGAGGCAGTGGCTGAGGATTTGTTGCAAGAAAGTATCATCCGAGCCGTTCAAAGTCACCATTCCGTACGAAATGATGAAAGTGTGGTGGCCTGGTTCTATAAAATCATTCGCCACACCCTCATCGACTATTATCGGTCGAACGGTGCGGAAGCTCGTCGTAATGAAGCCTTTCTCCAAGAACTGACTCTCTCTGGAGACGATACGGAGCCTCCACTCGACGAGGTGAAAGCCACCGTCTGCACCTGCCTTCACCGTCTCCTTCCGAAGCTACGTTCGAACTATGCCGAGCTCATCCGGAGAATCGATCTCGAAGACAAATCTCCGAAACGCGTCGCTGAGGAGTTGAAGATCTCCCACAACAATCTCACGGTTCGGTTGCATCGAGCCCGTCAAGCCTTGCGCGCCAGCCTGGAGCAGTCCTGCGGGGTCTGCAGTACACACGGCTGCCTAAATTGCACCTGCGAATAACCCAGTCTGCCGGCACCGTCCCTAAGGACGAGTCCTCGCCTCATACCCACGCCAGCCCAATTGTCTCCACAGGCACTGTAATAATTCGCGCTCTCTTCCGTCTGAAGGGGTGAAGGATACGCGTTTCTTGATTGTGAGACGCGCGAAACCCACTCACTGAGGAGGTTCGCCATGGACGAATTGACCCTGAAGATCACCGGGATGAGCTGCGGGCATTGCGTCGGACAGGTCACGAAGGCGCTGACCCGGCTCGACGGCGTGCAGGTGAACAGCGTGAAAGTCGGCGAAGCGATCGTCGTGTATGACCCGAGGGAAATCGTTCCCACGGAGATTATCCTGGCTGTGACCGAGGCGGGATATAAGGCCCAGTTGGTCAGGAGAGTAGCATGAGCATGATGGATTGGATCGTCATCATCGGCGGCATCTCCTTAATCGCCTGGATCAACTGGTATTTCTTTCTGGCCCGACAGCCGGTGGCGAACGCCGCGATCCGTCTGGAGGGTGTGCCGGAGATCGCCATTGTGGTTGAAGGCGGCTATCACCCAGCTGTGGTAAGCGTGAAGAGGGACAGGCCGGTCCGGCTCGTCTTCGATCGCCGAGAACGGTCAGGTTGTTCGGAAGAGATCGTCTTTCCAGATTTCGGGGTCCGCAAGTTCTTGCCCGCCTTCCGAAAGACCACGCTCGAGCTGACGCCGGCACAGACAGGCCATTTCGAGTTCACCTGCGGGATGAGCATGTTGCGCGGTCGGCTCATCGTGCAAGACTGACGAGGAGGACACCATGCCGACCACGACTCCTGTGATGGTGATAGAGAAACGGAACCTGACAGATACGGACGAAACCGGAACCAATGCAGCGACCACCCGTGAGAAGGTCACGATTCCCGTGAAGGGAATGACCTGCGCCGCCTGTCAGGCGCGGGTGCAACGGGCGTTGCAGGCAATGCCGGGTGTCCTCGACGCCTCAGTGAACCTCATGCTGAAGAATGCCGCTATCGCGTACGATCCTATGGTGACCTCCCACATGGCCCTGGTCGAGGCGATCCGCGAGACCGGCTATGGTGCGGAACTAGCCGCGCAGGATCAGAGCGCCTTCGATGAGCAGGAGGCACAGGATCGGGCGCAGGAGGAAGAGTATCGGGAACTCAGGCGCAAGGCGCTGTGGAGTGGAAGCATCGGTCTGTTGGCCATGGCACTGTCCATGCCGCTCATGGGGGCTGCCGAGGCGGATGTCCATGGACCGGTTGCCGATCCGTTCATGCGATGGGCAATGGCATCCATGACCCCCGCCATCCGTGCCGTCGCTCCCTGGCTCTATACGTTCACCCCATGGATGTTATCGTCTGCGCTGCTCGCGCTGACCCTGCTGGTCATGGGTTGGGCAGGGCGACATTTCTACGTGCGCGCCTGGTCCGCCTTCCGACATCACTCGGCGGACATGAATACGCTCATCGCCGTGGGCACAGGAGCCGCCTTCCTCTACTCCGTATTGGCGACTGTGGTGCCGGAGTTCTTCCTGAGTCGGGGCGTGCTGCCGGACCTCTATTACGAGGCGGTGATCATGATCATTGCGCTGATCCTGACCGGCAATGCGCTGGAGGCGCGGGCCAAACGACAGACCTCTGCGGCCTTGAGGCGTTTGGTGGAACTCCAACCGAACACCGCGCGGGTGGTGCGGGCCGGCGCCGAGCTAGACATCCCCGTGAACGAGGTCCAGGGCGATGAAATCGTGATCGTGCGACCGGGAGAACGCATTCCTGTGGATGGAGCCATCATTTCGGGGACGAGCGCGGTCGATGAATCGATGGTGACGGGCGAATCATTGCCGGTCGAAAAACAGCCGGGGGATCGCCTCATTGGCGGCACGATCAATCGGACCGGCGCCTTCCGGTATCGCGCGACGACGCTGGGGTTGGACAGCGTCCTGGCCCATATCGTCAAGTTGATGCGTGATGCTCAGGGTTCACGGGCACCCATCCAGAGGCTCGCCGATCAGGTCAGCGGGATCTTCGTGCCGATCGTGTTGTCACTTGCGATCGCGACGTTTGTGATCTGGTTTGTGACGGCTGACCAGGCGCCGGCCATGCGTGCATTTGCCGCGGCGGTGGCGGTCCTGATCATTGCCTGCCCCTGCGCAATGGGACTTGCCGTGCCGACTGCCGTTATGGTGGCGACCGGCAAGGGAGCCGAAGGGGGTATCCTGATCAAAGGCGGCGAGGCGTTGCAGCGGGCCGGTCAGATCAACACCGTCGTGTTGGATAAGACCGGCACGATCACCGAGGGGCGGCCGACCGTCACGGACGTGGTACCGGTTTTGGGTACGGAGTGGTCTGAAAAAGATCTCGTACGGCTGGTCGCCTCGCTCGAGGCCTCCTCTGAACATCCGCTGGCTGAAGCGATCGTGCGCTATGCGAAGGAGCAGTCGCTGCCCATGGCGACGGCAGACTCGTTCCAATCGGCCACGGGACAGGGAGCCACCGGCGTGGTAGATGGTGCCGCGCTGGTTGTGGGCAATGAGGCGCTCATGGCTGATTATGCGGTGGATCTCACCACAATGAAAGAGGAGGTGGAACGTCTAGCCGGTGAGGGAAAAACGCCGATGTATATCGCGATCAACGGAACGTTGGCGGGGATGATCGCCGTAGCCGATCCAATCAAGCCGACATCTCGTGACGCGGTTCAACAACTACAGCGACTGGGGCTCACGGTCGTGATGCTGACGGGAGATCATCAACGCACCGCGGAGGCCATCGCACGGCAGGCCGGGATCGACCGCGTGGTCGCTGGCGTATTGCCGGATGGCAAAGTGGCCGAAGTCCGACGCCATCAGCAGGCGGGAGAGGTCGTCGCGATGGTGGGCGATGGCATCAATGATGCTCCAGCCTTGGCGCAGGCCGATGTCGGGTTCGCGATCGGCACCGGCACCGATATCGCCATGGAGGCGAGCGACGTGACGTTGATGCGGAACGATCTCCACGGCGTCGTGTCGGCTATTCTTCTGGCCAGGCGAACAATGCGGACGATGAAACAGAATTTGTTCTGGGCATTTGTCTACAACGTCGTCGGCATTCCGGTCGCGGCCGGCATCCTCTACCCGGCCTTCGGCATTCTGCTCAGTCCCATTCTCGCCAGTGCGGCCATGGCGTTCAGTTCAGTCAGCGTGGTGACGAACAGCCTACGCCTCCGGCGTGCGCGGGTGGCGTGAGGGATTCGGAGAGACGAAAGGAGAAGGTGTGAGGCGCTTTGCGACGGTATGACGTGGGCGATTGACCCGAAATGCCTCAAGAGGATCCGTCTATGAGGTTCATGGTTTGCGGTGAAGGTTTGCGTAAGTTGCTAAAATCACGTGCAATAACTATATGCTGCCGTTCTCGTTGGCTGGGCACCGCTCATGCTTTATCAACAGGCGGGTGAGTCGACAGACTTGACGTGATGGCTACAAATTGGCAGAGGCTGTGCACAAAGTCGGGGGAGCCGTGCTCCAGGGAGTACTTGGTTCAATGATTCCGCGGATGAATAGGCAGTGTATCGCGCTGGTACTCGCCTTCGCCCTCTGCCAAGTGATCGGGATGATGTGTGCCGTACCCGATCTGTCGGTCTCAAAAGGAACTGCCATCTTGCTGGAAGAAGGTATGACATGCCCGATGGATGGGACAGTCATGTGTCCGCCGTCACTCACCTCGTCTCCCGAACGCCAGATAAAGAACAACATGGTCACAGACATTGATCATGCGCCGATCCTACTCAGCGTTGCCGTAGCTCTTAGAAGTCCTTCGGTCCCGACGCCGCGGTCTTGGAGCAGCGTGTTGTCCATTGTTTCCGTCTCCATAGGTTCTTCCCCGGTCCTCAGGATCTGATCCCACACCGCCAATTCGTTCACGTACCGCTCAATGTCCAACATTGAGTGGTACGGATTCCATTACTCAACGTCCTCCTGGAGGTGCTGTCGTGAAACGATCACTCGTTCATAGCCTGCCGTGGGTCTTTTCTGCCCTCACACTCTCCATCTTGGGCCTCACCCCACTGAGTGTCAGTGGCGCACAAGAGACTGGTGGGGTTACACGCTCGGATAGCGCGGTCCACACGGCACCCGGTGACGATCGGGTTCATCTCCAGAGTCTCATCGAGGAACTCGCCCGGCAGAACCCGGAGGTTAAGGCAGCGCGAGAGCGCTGGGAGGCAGCCAAAGCCGTCGTTCCCCAGGTGCAGACGCTGCCAGATCCAAGGGTTCAGCTCGGATACCAACGGATGCCGATGGTGGAGCCCCTTCAAGGGGCCATGTATGGTCTTGCGCAGGAAATTCCATTCCCTGGCAAGCTGCGCCTCCGAGGCGAGGTCGCCACGAGAGAGGCAGAGCGGCTGGAGCAGGAGTATGTTGCGACGCAGCTGCGGTTGATCGCCCGGCTGAAGCAGGCCTATTTCGATTTGCATTTCATCCATAAAGGCATTGAGATCGTCGAGCGAAACAAGCAACTGCTGCTGCAGTTTGAGAAGACGGCCAAAGCCCGCTACAGTGTGGGGCAAGCAGCCCAGCAGGACATCTTTCGCGCCCAGGTAGAGATTTCCCGTGTCCTCGACCGGCTCGCCGTGCTGGATCAACAAAAAGAAAGTTTGCACGCGGAGATCAATCGTCTCTTGAATCGTCCTCCTGCTGGACCCCTCGGCACTCCCGAGGAGATCCATGTCACACTCCTGACCGTGCCGTTGCCGGACCTGAGTCAACGGGCCGAGGACTTCTCGCCTATCCTGAGAGCCTCCGTAAAGGGCGTGGAACGGGGCGAGCAAGCAGTTTCGCTCGCGCGGCGACAGTACTTTCCTGATTTTGACATCAATGCATTAGGACTGCGGAACGATCGCATTAACGACAACGGCTACCAAGTGATGCTCGGAATTAAGATTCCTCTCTGGTACGAAACGAAGCAGCGTCAAGGTGTGAGGGAGGCGGCTGCCGGCTTGAACAGTGCGCGCGAAGAGTTGACGGCCACGCGCCAGGAAGTCTTATTCCAAGTGAAGGATTCATTCGTCCAGGCCCAGCGGGCGGAGCGGCTCGTGATGATCCTGCGTGATGCCATCATTCCACAGGCCACCCTTGCTTTGCGAGCTGCGCAATCGAGCTATGCAGTCGGCAAAGTAGATTTCCTCACGCTCTTAAATAGTCTCTTGACGTTACAGGACAGTGAACTCGAGCTCCATGGTGAGATGGTCTCACATGAGAAAGCCCTTGCGAGGTTGGAAGCCATAACGGGTGGACCTTTGACTGGGGGAGTCCAGGAGGGAACTCAGGGCCAATGAGTCGTCGTCCTCTGTATATCGGCCTGGCACTGCTGCTGACTGTGGGGCTTGCCATTACGTGGTGGTGGACCACCCGGGATTCCATGCCGGCCCCTCCCGAGACGCAACCTGAGGCCGTGCCGACCCATGAGGCCATGCCAGGTATGGAACATCCAGGGGACAAGCCGGCATCGAAAGCACAGGGGGGAAAGGACCTGCCCTCGCCGTCACCGGATCTGACGTCACGCACCGTGACGATTGCCCCTGAACGGTTACAGACGATCGGCGTGAAATTTGAGGAGGTCGCACGGCGCCCGCTCGAAAAAATCATTCGCACCGTCGGCCGGGTAGAGATCGATGAGCGGCGCCTCGCACGTGTGAACCTCAAATTCGCCGGCTGGATCGACGAACTCTTCGTGAGCGCCATCGGGGATCACGTGAAGAAGGGGCAGCGCCTCTTTACGATCTACAGCCCGGATATCGTCGCTACT
Protein-coding regions in this window:
- a CDS encoding CzcABC family efflux RND transporter, outer membrane protein, which encodes MKRSLVHSLPWVFSALTLSILGLTPLSVSGAQETGGVTRSDSAVHTAPGDDRVHLQSLIEELARQNPEVKAARERWEAAKAVVPQVQTLPDPRVQLGYQRMPMVEPLQGAMYGLAQEIPFPGKLRLRGEVATREAERLEQEYVATQLRLIARLKQAYFDLHFIHKGIEIVERNKQLLLQFEKTAKARYSVGQAAQQDIFRAQVEISRVLDRLAVLDQQKESLHAEINRLLNRPPAGPLGTPEEIHVTLLTVPLPDLSQRAEDFSPILRASVKGVERGEQAVSLARRQYFPDFDINALGLRNDRINDNGYQVMLGIKIPLWYETKQRQGVREAAAGLNSAREELTATRQEVLFQVKDSFVQAQRAERLVMILRDAIIPQATLALRAAQSSYAVGKVDFLTLLNSLLTLQDSELELHGEMVSHEKALARLEAITGGPLTGGVQEGTQGQ
- a CDS encoding P-type ATPase, with protein sequence MPTTTPVMVIEKRNLTDTDETGTNAATTREKVTIPVKGMTCAACQARVQRALQAMPGVLDASVNLMLKNAAIAYDPMVTSHMALVEAIRETGYGAELAAQDQSAFDEQEAQDRAQEEEYRELRRKALWSGSIGLLAMALSMPLMGAAEADVHGPVADPFMRWAMASMTPAIRAVAPWLYTFTPWMLSSALLALTLLVMGWAGRHFYVRAWSAFRHHSADMNTLIAVGTGAAFLYSVLATVVPEFFLSRGVLPDLYYEAVIMIIALILTGNALEARAKRQTSAALRRLVELQPNTARVVRAGAELDIPVNEVQGDEIVIVRPGERIPVDGAIISGTSAVDESMVTGESLPVEKQPGDRLIGGTINRTGAFRYRATTLGLDSVLAHIVKLMRDAQGSRAPIQRLADQVSGIFVPIVLSLAIATFVIWFVTADQAPAMRAFAAAVAVLIIACPCAMGLAVPTAVMVATGKGAEGGILIKGGEALQRAGQINTVVLDKTGTITEGRPTVTDVVPVLGTEWSEKDLVRLVASLEASSEHPLAEAIVRYAKEQSLPMATADSFQSATGQGATGVVDGAALVVGNEALMADYAVDLTTMKEEVERLAGEGKTPMYIAINGTLAGMIAVADPIKPTSRDAVQQLQRLGLTVVMLTGDHQRTAEAIARQAGIDRVVAGVLPDGKVAEVRRHQQAGEVVAMVGDGINDAPALAQADVGFAIGTGTDIAMEASDVTLMRNDLHGVVSAILLARRTMRTMKQNLFWAFVYNVVGIPVAAGILYPAFGILLSPILASAAMAFSSVSVVTNSLRLRRARVA
- a CDS encoding Transcriptional regulator, MerR family, which produces MATQLTIGQLAKIVGVNIQTIRYYERLNLLRPSARRPSGYKLYGHEEERRLRFIKNAQALGFTLREINELLALRITSTARCGDVLEKARAKLVQVESKVDDLQALARALNSLIRACRVGQPTGYCPILMSLEDETTADMKKGVDKR
- a CDS encoding P-type ATPase; the encoded protein is MSMMDWIVIIGGISLIAWINWYFFLARQPVANAAIRLEGVPEIAIVVEGGYHPAVVSVKRDRPVRLVFDRRERSGCSEEIVFPDFGVRKFLPAFRKTTLELTPAQTGHFEFTCGMSMLRGRLIVQD